From Myxocyprinus asiaticus isolate MX2 ecotype Aquarium Trade chromosome 47, UBuf_Myxa_2, whole genome shotgun sequence:
aaaaaaaaaaaaaagaaagaaagaaaagcaagaatcgaggttacagtgaggcacttacaatggaagtgaatggagacatttttggatggtttaaaggcagaattttgaagcttataattttacaaaagcactttaattctcctgttaaaacgtgtgtattatttgagccgtaaagttgtgtaaatcattgttttttgCGGGATTAAAATTTTTACCGTGTTAGGCGTCATGgctacgaagttgtaaaattggatataaccttaaacagaaaaggttagtaagtgattttatcacactaaaatcatgttaacacatattgtttgtcttgtggctttactttttaaacagtgagtattttaacatttaccgattggcccccattcacttccattgtaagtgccttactatcACCTTGATTTaggagaaaaggagggacaagacagaattaatttttgtggaaatcaagaTTATGCttcacatgctgtcgattgagctcaacttgtattgaacccggaatattcctttaagaaagcttTTTTGAACAAGTTAACATTTCTGACTGTTAtcagaaatcacacacacagccAAATGCAGTTAAATTATTACAGCTATATTTCATGAAATATTTCAAGTACCTACATTTGCCAGATGATTTTGGTTCATTATGTTACAGTGATCATGTACGCAACCTCTCCCTCCTCAATATTTTGTACAGTCCATAATAAATCCTTAAATCCACCAGAGTCTGATACACACAACATTGATTCTACAGTATGGCTCTACAATCAGCACACACATGACATCTGTGagaaaacacatgagagattGACATTTGCACTTGATCCTTTGTCTCtccatcattttcattttgactttaacATAACTCCGTCTTTTGGTTGCCATAGCTCCATTACATTAGGCATATGAGTGGGATCCTTTGTCTTAAGAGGCAAATCTTCATGTATCACATCGTCATTGTATTAATGTTAAAGCGGACACATTTGTTTGACTAGAAACCTAAACAAAAGTGGGAAATTCAACAAGGAACCATTAGAAATTCATTAGCAACTGTCTATTTGCTTATAAGGTTTGTGTTTTTGAAGACTGTTAATGTTCTTGTAATGTTTCAGGTATGTCTTATTCACTTTAGCACAACTAAGCAAACAACATATCACGATTCTGCATTCAAACATACAGTTCTCAGAGCAAATCCTCTTTGTAACTAAAACCCTGATTTAAAACAAGTATAAATATTaaggaaaaaatataaaactcaTAAAAAGTCAAGAAGATACTTTCAAGAGATATATAGGCTAATCAAATAtcacaaattataaataaaataaaaaaaaactaaaaccaaaGTTCAATACAAAAATACGTTTTAGCATTAGGCACAGTCCTAAAccataaaaaaacacaaacaactgaCAATGTATATAGTTTGAAAAGTGTGTATCGATTGAAGATAAGATTTCGCCCAGAATGGCTACCAACTTGTATGACTTTTAAAAGTCTGTCTCTATGGTGACTCTTATTTGGCACCGTGTATCAATTAATGGCATGCAGAAATTGAAGCCAGAGCATTTTGTAAAGAAAGCACCTCAGGTAGAAATGACGTACACAAGATCCATAAATCCAGAATGTGTATACAAATGTTTCCTCCCTTAATAATCTTGGCAAATTTTGTTATAGAATCAAAACCAGCACAACTTGAAGGACGTGAAAATAGTGAGACACTTTCCTTTTTTCTAATAAGAGATTTGTGTATGCACCATCTTGAATCCattcaacattgaaaaaaaatgtaagggCATTTCTTGTTCAAGACAGGACGCGTGTGTGCATGGCACAGCAAGATACTGATTATATCTCACTACAGAAGAGAAAAAACAGAAGTCTTGCATCTTGCGTGTATCATTTGTTGTGTATGAACCCCTGGGAGATCAGATCACTCCCTGCTAGAGCATTCCTGCAGTGTATTCATGTGTGACAATGACTGGGTGACTCACTCATGCAGCAGATGGatggacatacacacacacacacacaccagctatCTCTCCCTCTGTATTGTGTTATGCCCTTCCTCTCTGTGATAGCTACAGTTTTGTAAGCAGGTTTGATTTTCAAGGTATTCTGATCTATTCTAGTGTAGTGTTCTTTGTCATAATGTATGTTGTTGAATGTACTGTAGCTATGCAGAGGGGGGCGCTCTTGCATCTCAAGTGTTTGCTGTTTGACAAACACAAGTGATATTCTTTTACATATACATTcagctgcacacacacataaaaatgtctgtaatggGGCTGTGTGGCTGCATTAAAAACAGATTGAAAATCCAAACTGCACAATTGCGTTTTTTAAAGTTTTGTATGTTTGTCTGATTAGGACCTCAGAACAATGAGAactgaatgtgtttacatgagatttgaaatcatcgggTAAATCTCTTGCGCACGTTGGATATGCTAGTAAAGGGGTTTACATGCAATGCCAAATCCAAGTAGATATAGCTGCGACCTGGATATCTACAAATGGGGaaggaatctccaaaagagggcggggttactccagaagggggttgggacaggttgggttagggttaggaaaagGGTTAGGTTAGTGGCTCTCTAAAATatttgctggcggtttggagcttGTGCCCCTTTTTGGATCATGGCCTGCAGCTCCTTCCTTCTTGCGAATTTGGGGTAAAGGGCAAAAATCTACAGATGCCGATCGCTTCTCGCTTAAACCGTTCATGACCTTTCCCCAATACAGGAAAACTGTTTACACATCGTTGACTTATTAAAGCATAATCTATGTaggattgtgcatgtaaacacactcattgtttAGCTACAAACATATGTAATTGATGTAATTCAGCTGATTTTGAGTCACACTGTGGGAGGAGTGATTCAGCCGAGGCGTCATTTACTCCttttcattctctcttttttAGTTTTCTGTTTGATAATTTTTTCAATTTCTGTGCTTCCTTTTAATTGAGATTCTCTCCGGCCTGGATACCACTTTCGTTTTCTTGTGATTGTTTAAGAAAATCCTCTCTTTCAATACTTTCACTCTCTGCTTTATTGCCATCTCTCGCTTAGAGTCTGGGGAAACCACGGCAACATCTTCATTTGACCACCCCTTCCACTTCTAAGGGGCTTGAGGGAGAACAAAGGGGCGGGGTCCGTGCAGATGCATCATAAAGGGGGGTGTGGTTAACACTTCAGCTGCTCCATTTCCGAGCATTCGGTGTCCATATCAGAATCAAACAGGGAGCGTCCAGTGATGTCGCTGTCTGGAGTCTGCCTGTCGTTGTGTGACAGAGTGCTTTCTTGTTCCTGAAAGCCGTCACTATTAGAGTACAGACCCAAATCTGGAAGTTGGGAAGGAGAATCCGGCTCCTCGCTCAGTCCATCGTAGTAAAGATCATCGGCATCCACAAACCACTCCGGCCAGAATCTCCGGCGGATTCTCTCGCAGTACATGGCCAGGTTGATAAACTCGCCTACAGTGTGGAAAAAGGTTGAGGTCATTTAAAAGGGCCAAAACAGAACTTTGGACTGTCATggttatatatatactgtatatatacaccgatcagccacaacattaaaaccacctgcctaatattgtgtaggtccccctcatgccgccaaaacagcactaacccgcatttcagaatatcattctgagatgatattcttctcatcacaattgtacagagtgatgatctgagttactgtagtctttgtcagttcaaaccagtctggccattctctgttgacctctctcatcaacaaggcatttctgtccacagaactgctgctcactggatgttttgttttactcattctgagtaaattctagagactgttgtgtgtgaaatcccagaagatacagaaatactcaaaccagcccatcgggcaccaacaatcatccatgcgattatctaatcagccaatcgtgtggcgcagtgcagtgcataaaatcctgcagatacgggtcaggagcttcagttaatgttcacatcaaccatcagaatggggaaaaattgtgatctcagtgatatggagcgtggcatgattgttggtgccagatggctgttttggcggcacgagggggacctacacaatattaggcaggtggttttaatgttgtggctgatcggtgtagaaaGAGATAGTGGCCAGTTACAGGACCTACAAAATATTCACATTCCCTTATGCATTCATATACTTTTTAACCTAAGTAACCATTAACAGACGAAAGTTCAGGAAGATCTTACCTTTGATTAGCTGTTCTGGACGTGTTCCAGGGAGAGTCCACATGGCCTGAGCGAGATGACCAAAAACAGCAGCATCTACGGTGGAAAACTTGGGGCCCATTAGGTACTTTTTATTGCCTGTAGGAGAAATAATGgaaaacaatagaacaaaatgAATTCAATATTTGAATCTTGCCCATCGTGTGAAAGGCAGTATCTTATGTCAGTTTGTGTCTATGTTCTTGTCTCATCAAGGTTATTAAAGCACAACTTATGCTGCAATATGGCTCATTGTACACTAGAGGGAAGCACCGATCCACTGCAGCATTATTTTGTAACCTGTTTTGTAAACTTTCGAAAGCTCTGAATGATCCATCTATAAGAATCAATCACTGGCTCTCCACTGGTTCTGCATCAGGACCAAGACTTTACACTGGATATCAAGTAGTCTTTGAAAGATATGCATTttcttttagttttgttttcaaGGGTGAGGACATGTTGGCATTTTTCtcatttggctagcttctactaaATGACAAACtcctgtagagtttgattggacttacagcctttgacatcaacaacacaaGCCTTTGCTCCTCCCTTTAAACAGtaataatacaatacattttattatttgcattcatcATAGTTTTTTCCCGTGACcctataaatacagtatgtggcCCATTTTTGGGTTGTGAGTGACCAACCAGTTGAGATCAATGATTTGATTAGAAATTACTTCGACTTATTGGTTCACAGCTGCAAAATGCCTCACGAACTGTGAATCAAAACATACCGAGGAGTGTGGCGAGTGTGCGCATGTCTTTCTCCATCAGGCTATAAACCTCCTCTTTCGAAAAGCGTCCGATCCCGTGCCCATACATTTCTCTTTTTACGATGCCGCCGTTCACCTGACTCAGAATCCACCTCAGCACATCACTCAGCGGCCCGTTTGTGGCTAACATCTTCTGCGTCTCCTCCACGTTGTCAACCCACTGACAGTAAGCTATCGTCCTAAAGCACACATGCATGCTTAAAACACATTCTAACACACAGTAttcttttattgacatgaaaCCAATTGctgacttaaaggaacagttcaccaaaaaatgaaattctgtcattatttactcacccccaccGTCATTCCTTTCCATGCAGTTACAATCAGTGAGGACTGGAGCTTTAAAGCTTCACAAAGTATGAACTCTCATGCATGCTCCATGCAtcacaattttcattaaataaccaCTTAAATTTCAGTCCGTTTCAcacccaaaaaaaattatattacttgCAAACAGTCGTTTAGTCcgattttgaagcttgaaagctccagtccccatccAATGCATGTAAAGAAGTGACTGGTACATTCttgaaaatgtctccttttgtgttccttggaaaaCAGAATGTCGTACAGGTttgtacatgagggtgagtaaatgatgacatcattttcattctgGGGAAACCAGCTCTGTCTCACCAGTAAAAATGTTCCTCCACCATTTTGGTGATAGCACGTGAGATGGCTTTCTCCTGAGGACTCAGGCTGGAGTTGAGGTTCACACCAAGCTTCTCCTCCAGGAAGTCGATGATGAACTCTGTCCCACACACCTGCTTCTGATTATAAGCAATCCAAGGCATCTTCCCTTGAGGGGACAACTTCCCATCAAAATAGTTCTGAGAGGAAAAGGGAGAGATGACCGAATGTGCCATCATATTCTGCATACGTATGGACAGTTTGTAAGTTTGAAAGCAATTAACTTCTAATAGTGAAAAACACAAAGTCTGTTTCCATGTTTCACTCTTTAAACATGCACTTTCAAGATCTGTTAACCACTCCCAGATTGTTTAGAATTAGATACAGTACCTGGTAGGGCAGGTCTGCCATCCTCAGGTACGTTTCTATCTTCAGGCAGAAGGGGGACAGGCTAGGGACTCCAGTTTTGGGCCGGGCAAACTGATGCAGAATGATGGCATCTTTAGAGTCCAACTCCTGTTCCTTTCTAATGGGCAGAAAATATAGAATTGTATGGGAAGTTAATAACCGAAGGAAACTGATGAATAGGTTAGCAAATCCGAAAATGCTAATTTTTATAAACAGAAAAATACCAAAAACTAAAGTGGGGTTCTCAATCAGAGTAATGTTCTGAAAGGTCAAGATGTCACAgtgtttatccttttttttttaggaaatttaACCTTTGAATgtcttaaagttgtctctgcatataaagctggaataggagaaagtgttttaacatagaaaaattaCTCCTTCTGCTTTAAACTTATGGGGTTTAGTCTTTGTtcaccagaaaatgaaaattctctcaacatttactcaccctcatgccatcacaatTGTTTCTTTCTACtggtgaacacaaatgaagatttttagaagaatatctcagctctgtaggtccatacaatgcaagtgaatggtgaccaaaactttgaagctccaaaaagcatataaatgcaacataaaagtaatacattcgacttaagtggtttaatccatctcttcttcaaaatgtaaatccttttcactataaatcttgccactataattacacttcctagtgcttgacgcatgagcagagcgctagatggcactaggaagtgtaatcaagcttgaaattatgatcgccaaggagactgttgatgtcaagattaatagtgtaaaaggagttacattttggtctgttctcacccaaaaccgtttggatcgcttcagaagacatggattaaaccaccagtgatgtatagattacttttatgctgcatttgtgtgctttttggagcttcaaaatgttgggccccattcacttgcattgtactgaccaacacatctgagatggcatgagggtgagtaaatgatgagagaattttcatatttgggtgaactgttccttcaaTGTCAAGGACTTGGCGCTGTCCACTTTGCTGGTGCTGAAATTCAATGAAGCATCATAGTGTATTACCTGCGATCTTTTTCTTTTCAGTTTCGCTCCCAATAATAAATGTATCAGATTATGTTTAACCTTGACAATAATAaagcattttttaatatattttataatcgCGTAAGTCATGCCTGAAACTATTTTGATAGGCTTTTTAATGAGCTATGAACTCCAGAATGTGAGAGCTAGAGCCCATTAGGCTTTCTCAGGGCCTTGTGTAACCGGAGATGTCTTGCTGTGGACTAACAGTGTTGCCATTTCTCCAAAGGTCAGAGACAAACCAAAAGCTCAGATTAAACCTAGTCCTTTTGCCTGAATTCAGTCTGATCACTATATCGACAGCTCTGTATTTACACACTCTGTCGCGAGGGGTCGATAAAGGTCATTCTGCCACATCACAATAACACAAGGAGGCATTTCCTCTAGGCCAAAACATACAGCTCTTACAACTGTGTCCTTGAAATAGCACACATCATCATGTCAGCATTCATGCTTTGCACAAGGAAATAACTAGTCTCTTGCAATCCTGTCCTAGTATCATGTGCAGAAATCATTCAGTTTGATGGTATTCAGTTAACCCTCCATCCACATTGTGATTAGTGGACAACAAAAGGACTGCATCGCATGTGTTTGCACTCTTCCCAGACATTTATGTAGCTAAGGATGAATGGAGACCTCCACCATGACATTTTGTTCACTCACAGACCCTTTTCATGCTCCCTCACACATCCCAAGGGGTCCAACTGGATAATATGTCCCTATCACAAAAAATACACTCGCATACACTCAATAGCTAATAAATTATCATCTAtgctatatataatatacagtatacccaaTATAATCTATATGTACTTTAATTAGTATTGCtcagatagagaaagagagatagagatagagagagacagacagactgtaAATTATCCATAGGTACCTGATAATGAGCAGCTCGTGTAGTAGATAGGCAGCGGCGGCGAGCAGCGCGCCCCCGGTGATGTagagcgttttcctccaccaggCGTCGGATGCTAATGCTGACATGATCCCTACGTACTCTTGCAGCGGGTAGGCGATGATGTACCCATACAACGAGAGATGCTCCTCGGAGCCGCACGAGCCGAGGGAGAAGCTCTTGTTCCAGCCCAGATCAAGCACGCAGGAGCGGCTCCAGGCGAACCCGACGCGCCAGTACATCCTCGCTCTCCTCTATCCGTCCATCGGTCCGGTGTGGGTCGAACAGGGGAGGCCGCAGGTTCTGGAGGGTTTATGACGGTGTCGGCAGAGGGTTTATTAAGGAGCGGGAGATGAGCAGGAGCGGGCATGTCGCCTCCTGATGCTGTCCGTCCGTACCCGCGATGGGGTCGGCATCAGTCCGCAGCCGCTCGCCGCCGCTGTTTACCGCACAGCTGAGTGCAGGACGTCAACAGGGGCTGGGCTGCTGATGCTGCGAGGGGGCGGAGCGAGCACTCAGACTCTCCACTCTCATTGGTCAGATTCACTGCTGCGACTCAGGGCTGTCATGTCATCAATGTTTCATAACAGTGCGtaatcataattatttataaatatttaattactttccTTTTGGTAACAGTTGATACAGTAGCTTTGCAACTAACCCTTTTCACGTTTTTGTGAGTAAATAAATGAGAGAACatggcaaatataatttttttgcattcccatcAGTGTTAGGTAAATTACACTGAAAGATATAACCCACTACAAATGATTAATTACTTCTGAACTACTTATAAGTATATGAATACATAAGGTAAAGTTAATTTTTTTAGGTCCTGAATTACTTctgaaattgtaatcaaattacttttaactTGATTTAatcagtaatcaaattacttttctttttaagttgctttctaaaacacttctccCAAAAAAGTTGTTTGTCAATGCAATGAATTATTTATAACCTCCAGTTACAGAAATTCAAACCGACGTACATacgaacataattcatgttttacatagactactacacctggagtcgtgagttcgaatccagggtgtgctgagtgactccagccaggtttcctaagcaaccaaattggcccagttgctagggagggtagagtcacatggggtaacctcctcgtggtcgctataaagtggttcttgcgctcggtggggtgcgtggtgagttgtgcgtggaagcCGTggaaatagcgtgaagcctccacacgcgctaggtctccgcggtaacgcactcaacaagccaggtgataagatgcgcggattgatggtctcagatgtggaggcaactgagattcgtcctccaccacccggattgagtaattacgccaccacgaggacttaagagcgcatcgggaattgggcattccaaattggggagaaaaggggtgaAAAATCCCCCctacataaatattattattttagaaacatgTGTAACCCATGTACTTAAAAATCAACTAACTCAATTGAAGCTCAGCAACTGTAATATgataacaagaatttaaaatgtaatgtgttacattaatattttaacaaaacGTAATTAGATTTgagtataattttttataaattacaccCAAAACAGGGTTCCCATTGTcttcaacagcaaaagaaaaacatTCCACTAATGAGTTATGACTTTACACAAGAGGAAAGTCAATCCCTCAgcagctgcacacacacacaaaaaaaaaaataaaaaaatatatatatatacacacatacaggtgctggtcatataattagaatatcatcaaaaagttgatttatttcactaattccattcaaaaagtgaaacttgtatattatattcattcattacacacagactgatatatttcaaatgtttatttcttttaattttgatgattataactgacaactaaggaaaatcccaaattcagtatctcagaaaattagaatattacttaagaccaatacaaagaaaggatttttagaaatcttggctaactgaaaagtatgaacatgaaaagtatgagcatgtacagcactcaatacttagttggggctccttttgcctgaattactgcagcaatgcggcgtggcatggagtcgatcagtctgtggcactgctcaggtgttatgagagcccaggttgctctgatagtggccttcagctcttctgcattgttgggtctggcata
This genomic window contains:
- the LOC127436986 gene encoding failed axon connections homolog, whose product is MYWRVGFAWSRSCVLDLGWNKSFSLGSCGSEEHLSLYGYIIAYPLQEYVGIMSALASDAWWRKTLYITGGALLAAAAYLLHELLIIRKEQELDSKDAIILHQFARPKTGVPSLSPFCLKIETYLRMADLPYQNYFDGKLSPQGKMPWIAYNQKQVCGTEFIIDFLEEKLGVNLNSSLSPQEKAISRAITKMVEEHFYWTIAYCQWVDNVEETQKMLATNGPLSDVLRWILSQVNGGIVKREMYGHGIGRFSKEEVYSLMEKDMRTLATLLGNKKYLMGPKFSTVDAAVFGHLAQAMWTLPGTRPEQLIKGEFINLAMYCERIRRRFWPEWFVDADDLYYDGLSEEPDSPSQLPDLGLYSNSDGFQEQESTLSHNDRQTPDSDITGRSLFDSDMDTECSEMEQLKC